DNA sequence from the Candidatus Nanopelagicales bacterium genome:
CGCGAGCTCTGTGGGTATGCCAGCAGCGACTCTGTACCGGCGGCTACACACGGGGCTGCACGCGGCGGACCTCGCCAACGTCGCCGACGCGCTCGATGTGACCGTGCAGGACCTCTACGACGGCCTCGGCGGCAAACTGCCGCCAGTCACCACCGTGGACCCACGACCGGCGGATTATGAGTCCGCTGCTCTGACCAACTGAGCTACCGCCCCTGCCTCGCTGAGGATACCGCCGACCGGGCAACACAGCGGGACTGCCGACACGTAGGGTCTCGGGACTCCATCCCCGCCCACGCGCTAATCGACCCCGGCCCAATGGCGTCGAAGTTCACGCCGGTACTGCTCCAAGCGCAGCAAGTCTCCCAGCACCTGTGACGTGCGCTCAGGATCGTCCAACTCGGATCGCAGATCCGCCACGTCCCGAGCGACCGACCGCTCCAAGAGATTGGCCATGATTCCCACGGCGTATCGCTCGCTGACGCCAGCCACAGCCTCAGTCGAAAGCGCCCTGACCAAGGCTCGTTCCCCGTCGTCAGCGCAAGATTCAAGGACAGAACGCACCCTCTGGGCCTCGGTCAAGTCGCCACCCTCGTCCGCGGACTGGATGGCAGCGAGTAGCGCCTTGGGCGTATCGCTGGTGAAGCAAGAAGGTGTGACGGAGGCTCTCCAGTCCCCTACCAGGTCCGGGAACTGCAGGAGGAGCTTCAACGCTTCCCGTTCAACGCGGGCGTCAGTCCACTCGGACACCGAGTTGCCCGGCGAGCCCAGCGAGCCATACGAACGCTGATCCCGTCCCGCCTCTCGGTCCGTGTCACGACCCCGCGCGGACGACCGAACCGCCGCCAGGACCCGCTCGGGTTCAACGCCGAGCCAACCAGCGACTTCCCGCGCGTATTCCGGGCGCAGCATCTCGTCCTTGATACCCCCGATGACAGGTGCAACGGCCCTCAACCCAGCCGCCCGCCCTTCGGCGCTGCCTAGATCCAACCCCGACAGGGTCCGGCGCAGGACGAACTCGAACAGCGGAACACGATGCTCGATCAGGTCTCGGACGGCCTCGTCGCCGTGAGTCAGGCGCAGATCGCAGGGATCCAGCCCCTCAGCCGCGACTGCCACGAGCATCTTCGCCGCGAAACTCTGGTCTTCGGCGTACGCCTTCTGGGCGGCTGCCTGGCCAGCCTCGTCACCGTCGAACGTGAAGACGACTTCAGCGCGACTGTCGTCCATGAGCAGTCGGCGCAGTATCTTCACGTGCCCGGACCCAAAGGCCGTGCCGCACGTCGCGACAGCGGTGTCCACTCCAGCCAGCTGGCATGCCATGACATCCGTGTAGCCCTCAACAACTACGACCCTCTGGGAACGCGCGATGGCCTTCTTCGCCTCGAACAGCCCGTAGAGC
Encoded proteins:
- the dnaG gene encoding DNA primase, with protein sequence MKGRIRAEDIAEVRDRVRIDEVVSEHVTLRSAGGGSMKGLCPFHEERTPSFHVTASKGLYHCFGCGTGGDVVDFLMAVDHLAFAEAVEKLAGRVGLVLRYEGGSAAGQTGTPRSRLVAVNAATNRFFQGKLGDRDASVARQLLSDRGFPDEAWDRFGLGYAPRQGLVAHLRSEFSDNEIVESGVAGRGDRGLYDRFRDRLVWPIRDVSGDVVGFGARRLGDDGPKYLNTSETPLYKKSQVLYGLFEAKKAIARSQRVVVVEGYTDVMACQLAGVDTAVATCGTAFGSGHVKILRRLLMDDSRAEVVFTFDGDEAGQAAAQKAYAEDQSFAAKMLVAVAAEGLDPCDLRLTHGDEAVRDLIEHRVPLFEFVLRRTLSGLDLGSAEGRAAGLRAVAPVIGGIKDEMLRPEYAREVAGWLGVEPERVLAAVRSSARGRDTDREAGRDQRSYGSLGSPGNSVSEWTDARVEREALKLLLQFPDLVGDWRASVTPSCFTSDTPKALLAAIQSADEGGDLTEAQRVRSVLESCADDGERALVRALSTEAVAGVSERYAVGIMANLLERSVARDVADLRSELDDPERTSQVLGDLLRLEQYRRELRRHWAGVD